The stretch of DNA gtagacacgttagcacgccgggcgaaatgtttagcggtatttcgtctgctgctacgttctgagttcaaattccgccgaggtccactttgcctttcatccttgcggggtcgataaattaagtaccagttacgcactggggtcgatgtaatcaacttaatccgtttgtctgtccttgtttgtcgcctctgtgtttagccccttgtgggtagataagaaataggtatttcttcagtcgctacgttctgagttcaaattctgcagtggtcgattttgcctttcaccctttcggaatcgttaaattaagtaccagtcacgtactgggatcgatgtaatcgactggtcttcTTCcacaaaatttaaggccttgtgcctatagtagaacgaATGATTATTATGACCTCCGACTTAGCGAAGGCGTGGGTATCGTGTTCAgtcttgcttgtttgtttgtccgtgggcaAGATACCTCAAGAACAACTGGATGGATTCGGCTGAAACTTTCAGGGCTGTTTTGCCTTATGACTGGCACaaaatgattagattttgggatcgatccggtgccggacaaggattctggattatttttctggtcttttaacttaatttttgaaagtGGTAGGGTTCATTttctagtattctcgtttgtgaaagcAGACGAGTTTATTTCCGATATTCTGAttataaaaatcatctccggctaatcgttgagagaacgTTGGTGTTGTCTTGGCGGAGATTTGCGCTCtttgagtgctcttattattattattattattattattaatattaatattaatattattattattattattattattattattattattattattattattattattattattatcattattattatttattattattattattattattattattattatttatagtagtagtagtattagtagtaacagTATCATCGCTGTTACCATTTTCACCCTAAGATAATTATGTTATTGCATTCATCTATTCCTTTATATCTGTTTTTGCAGGTAAACCAAGGAAGACAACACGTTCAAAATAATATGGCTTCGGCAGTTCTTGTCACCCTGTGCTGCTTCCTTCCGACTGGCATTGTGGCGATAATATTCGCAGACAGAGTAAGTAGAATATGGACATTCCTTGCTAGGAAGTCCATGCGTAACCAAAAATTTGACGTATAAATATTCAACTTTTAGTGCCAAAATTATGTAAAAAGCTAGTATTTCACTTTGAAAAGTCATGCGTTTCATAAATTTCTTAGTTTTTTATATTACAAAGCAAATAATTGAGATTCGGTATTAAACTATGATGCCAAGATTTGGGAGATCAAGTCTACTATAAGTATTTTTTGGTCACAAACTTACTGTGTTAGATTGCCGCGAAGGAGACATTGTTTCTCGCGTGTTTAGGACCGatttatggatagatagatggatggaggaaTCGATGCTTTAGGAGAGGAATGAGGTTCACTACACCTAACGTGAGCTGTCAACCTTTCctgctttctttcttactttctttctttccttctttccttctttctttctttctttctttccttttttctttctttctttccttctttccttcttctttctttctttctttctttctttctttctttctttctttctttctttctttcttccttccttctttctttctctctttctttctttctttctttctttctttctttctttctttctttctctctccacacacacatcaacaaattcattcatatttatttaatggagaagattagatgttaaaatggattatagattttttattcttcatgaaaaatgaaaaacatgaaaatttaaaactactagcagtatcgcccggcgttgctcgggtttgtttcaaccctttagaattggaatttttgaaaagtaagactttttcattatgtagcttgttattctctttaagtgaacattttcctggttgaaatacaccgaaaaatggctacacagcagtaaaaaaatagggatttccatagaaaaaaaatgcatctttttgatgtaaataatttttggtgttaacatagtcagattttaattttttcttctacggaagagcaagccttcttctatcatactctcaattttggtcaacttgcgccttagggtctcggaggagatagtgctaattgaaggctaccaaacctgccatacacagacaacttcagctttatatatatagagataatccattttaacatctaatctcctccattacataaatatgaatgaatttgttgaagTGTGTTTAACAAGTTTAAGCCATATACCGATTATTTCTATACAAGTTTTCATActtatacaaattaaaaaaaagtaaattcaaAAGTGAAGTATGAAGAAACGACATTAGAAATCTTTGGTAATTTCTCCGATTAAAGGACGataaaaatatgttaataaaacatatatatataacatatataaatgtttatatatatatatatatatatatatatatatatatatatttaagtaggtgaatgaattatcctagtatggataattcggttaatcgatacctgagtagcaaatttacgtcagaaaacacggttgaagctacatgccaagggcaaaACCCCGTGTTCCTgtatggaaatttgtgtgttttttttatatgaataaatgaaaagaatggagtcgaacgaagattttaacaaaattcctttactttcgacacatgatTCGatgactgcatattcttaattccgaaggaataaagtctgcattatgccgtcttctcttcaggaaagacaaggagccTCTATCAGTCTCACGACAAACAAAAACTTTTTGATGACTGCCTACATTGTGTCCACAGGGATAAcgagtgtttttttaaaaaattatccgTTATTAGCaatgacgtcaaaattggttggaaGGAGGAAGTATTAAAAATAGGAAGGGAACAATAAGTTTGTTGTATGAATGGGGATGCGCGGGTGTTTGCTTATGTTAAtaagtgtgagtgtttatgtgtgtgtatgagtgtgtgtatataactgcttttgtgtctatgtatgtgtgtgtgtgtaattgtgtgtgtgtgggggggggacaatTGTCAAATATATCTAGTAGTGATGTGACAAatttgcgtctgtgtgtttgattgggcgtatgatagagtgagagagaaagagagagaaggggagatggaaagagatagagataaacaTACGCCAACGGTATATAGAGAGTACTGCTCCATATAACGggttagaaagaaagaatttgtaaAGGAAtttaaggaattttgttaaagtCTTCGtgcgactccattcttttcatttatatatatatatattttggcagtgtggttagtagcatttcgttcgtccgtctttatgttcgaAGTTAAAATCTGCAGATATCGATTTTTACCTATTATCCTATTATCCTTTCGGAGccgatgaaataactaccagttgagcactggagcccatgtaatcgacttactcaccatcgcaacatttgaaaccaaaatatattCGCTGCTTTTGAGGTTTATTagcttgttttcatttttatcttctaGGCAAACACATCGGCCCGAAATGGAGATATAGCGTGTGCACTGGAAGCTAACAACCAAGCaagaaaatttatcaaaatatcacTTATTGTTGGTACCATTATAGTTATCCTTTATACTGTACTGATAGTTTTAagagttactcaagaaacaacagTTTACTACTAGATAGTAGTCTTGTCCATAACTGAAAGAAGGCATTAGAAAATTCAGAAGATTCATATTTAATGAAGTGTTTTCAATTTTGCTTTATCTCATGTTTAAGTCTAATCATATAAAATACTCTTAGAATTTCCAATCAACATGCATtttataacactggtcaacacatATGTTCTGGCACAAGGTTTATCAattatttttagcaaattttagCCTGCTGAATCCAGATCTGGCATCATATTTTGTCTACAACATCAgatttttgaaacatgaaatcttTTAGTTTTGCTATAAACAGCTATTCAATACTTATAATGGAAGAATTAAACTTACACAAATGCAATTTTTAATACACAATATGTCCTTTTTCAAATCTAATAAATCAAaacacaaaggcggcgagctggcagaaacgttagcacgccgggcgaaatgcgtagcagtatttcgtctgccgctacgttctgagttcaaattccgccgaggtcgactttgcctttcatcctttcgggggcgattaaataagtaccagttacgcactggagtggatataatcggcttaatccgtttgtctgtctttgtttgtcctctctgtgtttagccctttgtggtaagtaaagaaatacataatggCAGATAAAATTCCACTGAGCCTTTGTCCCGCGTGATGTTTTAGATAATTCTAGTGATAAAGGTTAGTAgtgaaaattaaattcaaatattgACCACGAATGTAGAAGAATATGTGTCGTTGCTTTCATCCTTAAATATTCTTGGCCAACAAGGGGTTTGATATTTCTTTTGATATCGTCACAGAATAAGACGTGGAGTTCACGACAAACCTTGAAATAATTATACAATAATTAATTCCATTTTCAATTTATGTATTAAACTTTAGCCTATGTTATTCGTTTTAAAATGACATCTCAAAGTATTTACTCTAATAAAGATGATTCTACATTTTAACTAATACGTTTATAACTAAATGAAATGATAGCATTTTAACATTGGTAAACGCACCAATAAATCACCTTGTACATTATATGTAATCAACATTCAATGAAATAAAGCATTAAACTCTTCGTCAAAAATTATGTTGTGGCTTTATGACTTAAGAAATTTTAATAACACCTTGtgccttcattatcatcatcatcatcaccaccaccacgatcatcatcatcatcatcatcatcatcaccaccaccaccaccaccaccaccaccaccatcatcatcatcatcatcatcatcattattattattattgagtgagagagcagttcatgccatgaaagtgacactggggtaaaatatacgaagcccaatatacccatcatgaccacccatctgataagggtacaccaggcacatgcatcacaaccatatgtgcgagacatggtgatctcatatcaagataaacagcacatgaccttgcaggtggggcccagttagaattttcttcaggttgagtagcccatcccgctcattattattattattattattattattattattattattattattattattattattattattattatcatacgacaacagattagactgttggaaaaggaaaaacctaacatcgggctacaccAAGTAACCTTAAATGCCAAGATTCCTCCTAAGTATCCTacctgtccctaataacactgttttctgcagctgtactacactaggttttatgcctatttcctctatccatacgttcaaatatttagggatagttcccaatgcccctatactgggatacattttactcgTACTTTCCattgtctctgtaattcaatgccTAGGTCCTGGTACCTTACTATTTTTACTATAcctttcatattaatttttacatcatttgggattgtaaagtcaattatctggtgctttctattctctttatctactactactactgctactactactactactactactactactactactactactactgctgctgctgctgctactactactgctgctgctgctactactactactactactactactactactactactactactactatactaatactactactactactactactaaatcaggccttctcgCTTCTGTTCCTTAAGTCCCAcagcttatatttcttactttcgagtattttactaggttcatgttcataccatttatcagtatggtcTAATCCTAGCTTTCTgcataactcccagtggattacgCTCCTCAGGTTGGCATgtcttttcttctatcttttctaaGCCAGCATACTACATTCATTTACTAGAGGTGTAGTCAAAACGTACCCGAACGTTGGCCAAAATCAAGTAATATTAAAAAACTCACTAGTTTGATTTAGTCTCTTTTAAAGTATTCGCCTTGGGCGTCTACACACTTCTGACAGCATTCCTTCCACTTCTAAAAATCACTTTTTGGTGTGCTGTAGAGCTGTGAATCGAATTTTGCTTAATGTTTTCTGTTGACTAAAATCTTCTCCCCTTGAGTGTATTTTTGAGCTTTGGGCGTAGCCAAAAGTCACTTGGAGCCAAGTCTGAGGAGTAGGAAGCCTGACGAataagtgtagtagtagtagtagtagtagtagtagtcgtagtagtagataaagagaatagaaagtaccagataattgactttacaatccCGAATGGCTGCACTAACGCAAGGGTTAATATGATTAATAAATTCATTGATACGAACAATCTAATTT from Octopus sinensis linkage group LG2, ASM634580v1, whole genome shotgun sequence encodes:
- the LOC115232372 gene encoding proline-rich transmembrane protein 1-like isoform X5, producing MDFKNADTEKPNANPPGYYENPGFSPASGYPPQPGYPPQPGYPPQPGYPPQPGYTPEYGYPSLIPVQQQPQQQQTIIVNQGRQHVQNNMASAVLVTLCCFLPTGIVAIIFADRANTSARNGDIACALEANNQARKFIKISLIVGTIIVILYTVLIVLRVTQETTVYY